A single region of the Fusarium keratoplasticum isolate Fu6.1 chromosome 7, whole genome shotgun sequence genome encodes:
- a CDS encoding Aldedh domain-containing protein codes for MTQPTHGLVSENGFKPTRIPLLINGVSVFNESNTEKHSPIPNGHFQGANLADCAEALSSSSEAFLQWSTTPPTTRRALLLRLAEILKERQDEANNIIKTEIHCGDDWATENVSSSIKLIQESAYLLTSRSMNGAIPYTEAEGSYGFVFPRPLGVVLGIAPWNAPLILGFRAVVAPVAAGNTAILKGSELSPRTHHFIAELFVAAGFPPGVVNFILHRPEDASEVVTTLIKHPAVRKINFTGSTEVGRIIAQEASKVLKPVLLELGGKNCSIVLNDGDVARAAEAVLLSATLNGGQICMSTDLAVVVQGVAENFKAKLRQLLADRAGESFQLVGPKGAARTRALVADAEAKGAKSRSSTQTLDTKMVSVTILEDIDPSMDFFRVESFGPCVGVVVVPDENEAIKVANSSDYGLSAAIWTKDHYKALEMARKLQVGAVHINSLTVHDEATLPHGGTKCSGFGRFGAEWGLAEFAETQTVIINP; via the exons ATGACGCAACCGACTCATGGCCTCGTTTCCGAAAATGGATTCAAGCCTACCCGAATTCCACTGCTGATCAATGGAGTTTCAGTCTTTAACGAATCAAACACCGAAAAGCACTCGCCCATTCCAAATGGGCATTTCCAAGGAGCCAACCTTGCTGACTGCGCCGAGGCCCTGTCCAGTAGCAGCGAAGCCTTCCTCCAATGGTCCACAACGCCTCCAACAACCCGGCGAGCTTTGCTCCTCCGCCTAGCAGAG ATTTTGAAAGAGCGCCAGGATGAAGCCAAtaacatcatcaagacagAGATTCACTGCGGCGACGACTGGGCAACAGAAAATGTCAGCAGCAGTATCAAGTTGATTCAAGAGAGTGCATACCTTCTTACCTCCAGGAGTATGAATGGCGCAATTCCTTACACTGAGGCCGAGGGCTCATACGGCTTCGTTTTCCCCCGTCCGTTGGGCGTCGTCCTCGGAATCGCTCCTTGGAACGCCCCTTTGATTCTCGGTTTTCGTGCGGTTGTTGCTCCCGTCGCGGCTGGCAATACTGCCATTTTGAAG GGCTCCGAACTTAGTCCACGGACGCACCATTTCATCGCCGAGCTATTTGTGGCTGCCGGGTTTCCCCCTGGTGTTGTCAACTTCATTCTTCATCGACCCGAAGATGCATCTGAGGTGGTCACGACACTCATCAAACATCCTGCAGTCAGAAAGATCAACTTTACAGGCTCAACTGAGGTCGGGCGAATCATTGCTCAGGAGGCCAGCAAGGTCCTTAAACCGGTCTTGCTGGAGTTGGGTGGAAAGAACTGCTCGATCGTTTTGAATGACGGCGATGTGGCCCGAGCAGCAGAGGCGGTCCTTCTAAGTGCCACTTTGAAT GGAGGCCAGATCTGCATGTCAACAGACCTTGCAGTGGTTGTCCAAGGTGTTGCAGAGAACTTCAAAGCAAAGCTTCGGCAGCTTCTAGCCGATAGAGCTGGAGAAAGCTTCCAGCTGGTAGGGCCAAAAGGTGCAGCCAGGACGCGCGCGTTGGTAGCAGATGCGGAGGCAAAAGGGGCCAAGTCCAGATCCTCCACTCAAACCCTGGACACGAAGATGGTCTCTGTGACCATTCTAGAGGATATAGATCCATCTATGGACTTCTTTAGGGTGGAATCCTTCGGACCTTGTGTTGGTGTAGTCGTCGTTCCTGACGAGAACGAGGCGATCAAGGTTGCTAACAGCAGCGATTACGGACTGTCGGCCGCCATCTGGACCAAGGACCATTACAAAgcgttggagatggcgcGCAAGCTTCAAGTTGGCGCCGTTCACATAAACTCTCTGACTGTTCACGACGAGGCTACACTCCCGCATGGAGGAACCAAGTGCAGCGGGTTTGGGCGGTTCGGAGCAGAATGGGGACTTGCGGAATTTGCTGAGACACAGACTGTTATCATCAATCCGTAG
- a CDS encoding MFS domain-containing protein — protein sequence MGTAFWPSYQSYYFELTGATSAQAMNYGCTSVAIGTSIITYMLIENVGRRRLWLFGATGMACSNLIGGFMYIPFVNGNAQVAGKVATAMVFLWNGFYDIGPTNMGYAITSEVPSNRMIVHVGSHLTGFALSYAVPYMYNPDAGNLGLRMGFIWGGFSVIFVIWGFFFIPDVTGLNFYQIDQLFESRAPVRKFHQAKFDYNGLLIRSFSTRTSEEAN from the coding sequence ATGGGAACCGCGTTTTGGCCCAGCTACCAGTCGTACTACTTTGAACTGACTGGTGCCACTAGCGCTCAAGCTATGAACTATGGATGTACTTCGGTTGCTATTGGAACCAGCATTATCACATACATGCTGATCGAGAACGTCGGCCGCCGACGACTGTGGTTATTCGGCGCCACGGGCATGGCCTGTTCAAACCTAATCGGTGGTTTCATGTACATCCCATTTGTTAACGGGAATGCTCAGGTGGCTGGCAAAGTGGCCACGGCCATGGTGTTCCTGTGGAATGGCTTCTACGACATTGGGCCCACCAACATGGGCTACGCAATCACCTCTGAAGTACCCTCAAATCGAATGATTGTTCATGTTGGAAGTCATTTGACGGGATTCGCCTTGTCTTATGCCGTTCCGTACATGTACAACCCTGATGCAGGAAACCTTGGTCTCCGAATGGGTTTCATTTGGGGAGGTTTCTCTGTCATTTTCGTCATCtggggcttcttcttcatcccagATGTCACTGGTCTGAACTTCTATCAGATCGATCAGTTGTTTGAGAGCCGCGCCCCTGTCCGCAAGTTTCACCAGGCAAAGTTTGACTACAACGGTCTTCTCATCCGATCATTCTCCACTAGGACATCTGAGGAGGCTAATTAG
- a CDS encoding Zn(2)-C6 fungal-type domain-containing protein: MRTVSSCSACRSRKKRCIPSAVGSACRLCTSKGLQCNAPTAARESPDIPRALARIAPSSQSSASASEREDIIQIVDRDDALRDELIEIYFRVIHYKQHLLFHHSSFVRDQKQGLVARYLLFAVFALAARFSSNPALDHVTPWSRGKLFLREAIKSFNERTKLISIEALQGCIILAFAAFVEGDVDQDALLNCQAVRMTQALQLPIVLSSDRLTREIETNLYWQVWMMDCWTSVRSQLPQQLRNDPTFPRPIREEAFDGLPDYGLTDVQIGTESRATSLWTLILPLTQWHAQAVKLNYDIVHEPSLEFRIRNLVRDLARKLDHWVQSLPPTLRNTSENWSSYSDRGYGRPFAVMHIIYHHTGQLLFYQFLNKCIVSDDNVAVDEEALGYAELCKAHATALSKLFWELNVAPDLDCLWSPVNSHLLVIASTIHLHTMLLGTGRPEAVEAKKLLEQNFVVLQELQKYWPSTELAFSRLQSFHNACQMSSISKTFNMDQWMVNFLNRYDISIEDRELGVEVNGVVGGSNTTGDELWAIMFSNN; encoded by the exons ATGCGCACAGTCTCGTCCTGTAGTGCCTGTCG GTCAAGGAAGAAGCGGTGCATCCCCAGTGCTGTGGGGTCAGCGTGCCGATTGTGCACATCCAAGGGGCTTCAATGCAACGCACCAACAGCAGCCCGGGAGTCTCCGGATATCCCACGGGCATTGGCACGGATTGCACCATCATCTCAAAGCAGTGCTTCTGCGAGTGAACGTGAAGATATAATACAGATTGTCGACAGAGATGACGCATTGCGTGATGAATTGATCGAGATTTATTTCAGGGTCATTCATTACAAGCAGCATCTCCTATTTCACCACAGCTCTTTCGTGCGCGACCAAAAGCAGGGTCTGGTGGCACGATATCTTCTATTTGCCGTCTTTGCCCTGGCAGCTCG cttctcctcaaacCCTGCCCTCGACCATGTTACACCATGGTCACGTGGGAAGCTTTTCCTGCGAGAAGCGATAAAGTCTTTCAATGAGCGCACGAAGCTCATATCTATTGAGGCTCTTCAAGGCTGCATTATACTTGCATTTGCGGCATTTGTTGAGGGTGACGTCGACCAGGATGCTCTGCTCAACTGCCAGGCAGTACGGATGACTCAGGCTCTTCAACTCCCCATTGTGTTGAGTTCCGATAGACTGACAAGAGAGATTGAGACCAATT TATACTGGCAAGTCTGGATGATGGACTGCTGGACCTCTGTTAGATCTCAGCTGCCACAACAACTCCGTAACGACCCGACATTTCCGAGGCCAATTCGGGAAGAAGCTTTCGATGGCCTTCCAGATTATGGCCTTACAGATGTTCAAATTGGCACCGAGTCGCGAGCAACGAGCCTCTGGACCTTGATCCTTCCTCTGACACAATGGCACGCACAAGCTGTCAAGTTGAACTACGACATTGTTCACGAACCATCGTTGGAGTTTAGAATCAGAAACTTGGTTCGCGACCTTGCGAGAAAACTTGATCATTGGGTCCAGAGTTTACCACCAACTCTAAGGAACACTTCGGAGAACTGGAGTAGCTACTCAGACCGTGGCTATGGCCGACCATTTGCAGTCATGCACATCATCTACCACCACACGGGCCAGCTTCTGTTCTATCAGTTTCTCAACAAATGCATTGTCTCAGACGACAATGTCGCGGTGGATGAAGAAGCATTGGGGTATGCCGAGCTCTGCAAGGCGCATGCCACGGCATTGAGCAAGCTCTTCTGGGAACTCAACGTTGCACCAGATCTAGACTGTTTATGGTCTCCAGTCAACAGTCATCTTCTTGTTATCGCGTCAACCATTCACTTGCACACGATGCTTTTGGGAACTGGAAGACCAGAAGCGGtcgaggcaaagaagctcctggagcaGAACTTTGTCGTCTTGCAAGAGCTTCAGAAGTACTGGCCGTCTACGGAGCTTGCATTCTCGCGGCTTCAGTCATTTCACAATGCTTGTCAGATGAGCAGCATCTCAAAGACGTTCAACATGGATCAGTGGATGGTGAATTTCCTGAATAGATATGACATTTCCATTGAGGATAGGGAACTTGGCGTCGAGGTGAATGGCGTGGTGGGTGGGAGCAATACTACGGGGGATGAACTGTGGGCGATTATGTTTAGCAATAATTAG
- a CDS encoding Zn(2)-C6 fungal-type domain-containing protein, which yields MDMRSNKRQRNNSTNGHAQRTTPSTAPQDPDESPSQIPLANRPAPVPAHESPANSNEAPALEMRSCENCRRGKLKCSRSYPCAKCLDKGLDCVYEQDKRRGPKPGYIEEIYRRIDVLEQMVIGQSLLLRPQHQSSESRLDFRSVVDGTRQMLREAGQHPARDETTDDATLSQGPKLSRVQQDTANNESPAVDMSDATIGEMCHVYRTQIQPWIPVLQPQFFFHAQGYVGQQSTYPCGLQMEALMAATGPFLRGGRDFDRQDYLRRTQSGVCEKLLTTADMNTLHACTIIQFLLLGDGRMTSYWGLVTMLPQVALRAGLHLEDHHLSPEQREYRRLMSLVVDNSSWRSRESTRRLFWVLFLLEQFAALLSGTKSSFDPNMVRRLLPCDGQLWLENRQAQTREFIQANVAAQVQITPDPSIGGLAYLIEATEILTMVNSFARTTNRAKTPFQDPRGFLREFLNLDLVLANWKSRLPARYQHASPDKNGYIDHNMTLAHLTHNTSGILLYQAPRAFCRPQPPVGSSSQDSSGQSTLMAHVALVKQAAKEIGKICTRFLLHRRYLVSGQFSFCQFIAARALLAYSSWLMEPVDDDFETILTSLAESSKRWNSSQQNDNSELHQEPAQAGDFAAQLLSRLKIDAQKPEAIDLTASWTTLSAEMEGIGQPQKDLSTERGSVAEWRCQQGHENDARLPTADDGLLPMTLSTSTLDLMTPLDVDGSLSMLASSQIETLDDRIFSWRDYNELPVTITSDDQGQFYTNQQSQHFQGL from the exons ATGGATATGCGTTCAAATAAGCGACAGAGAAACAACAGCACAAACGGTCATGCCCAGAGAACGACACCTTCGACAGCCCCCCAGGACCCAGACGAGAGCCCTAGCCAAATTCCATTAGCGAACAGGCCAGCACCTGTGCCCGCTCATGAATCCCCAGCAAACTCAAATGAGGCCCCGGCCCTGGAGATGCGCTCCTGCGAGAATTGTAGACGCGGCAAACTCAAATGCTCAAGGTCATATCCATGTGCCAAGTGCCTTGACAAAGGGCTTGACTGCGTGTATGAACAAGACAAACGCAGAGGTCCAAAGCCTGGCTATATTGAGGAGATATACCGGAGAATTGATGTCTTGGAGCAGATGGTCATTGGCCAGTCTTTGCTCTTGCGACCTCAGCACCAGTCTTCTGAGTCAAGGCTGGATTTTCGCTCCGTTGTCGATGGCACCAGGCAGATGCTAAGAGAGGCTGGTCAGCATCCAGCGAGGGACGAAACGACTGATGATGCTACCCTATCTCAAGGCCCCAAACTTTCACGTGTTCAACA GGACACGGCAAATAACGAATCACCTGCTGTGGACATGTCGGATGCCACAATTGGCGAAATGTGTCACGTTTATCGAACTCAGATCCAACCCTGGATACCTGTACTTCAGCCTCAGTTCTTCTTTCACGCTCAGGGGTATGTAGGCCAACAGTCGACATACCCGTGCGGCCTTCAGATGGAAGCACTCATGGCGGCAACTGGACCATTTCTGCGAGGGGGACGGGACTTTGACAGACAAGATTATTTGCGCCGCACGCAATCTGGAGTCTGCGAGAAGCTCCTTACCACCGCTGACATGAACACTCTTCACGCTTGCACTATAATTcagttcctcctccttggtgacgGACGAATGACAAGTTACTGGGGTCTCGTCACGATGCTGCCTCAAGTGGCACTGCGGGCTGGATTGCATCTCGAGGATCACCATCTCTCACCGGAGCAAAGAGAATACAGGCGTTTGATGAGTCTTGTTGTTGACAACAGCTCGTGGAGGTCACGAGAGTCTACTCGCCGCCTCTTCTGGGTGCTATTCCTCTTGGAGCAGTTCGCCGCCTTACTGTCAGGCACCAAGTCAAGCTTCGACCCCAACATGGTTCGAAGACTGCTCCCTTGTGATGGCCAACTATGGCTGGAGAATCGGCAGGCCCAAACTCGTGAATTCATACAGGCCAATGTTGCCGCGCAGGTCCAAATCACCCCTGATCCAAGCATTGGTGGCTTGGCCTACCTCATTGAGGCGACCGAGATCCTCACCATGGTCAACTCTTTCGCTAGAACCACGAATAGGGCAAAGACACCATTCCAGGATCCTCGAGGGTTCTTGAGAGAGTTTCTTAATCTCGACTTGGTTCTGGCCAACTGGAAATCGAGACTTCCTGCTCGATATCAACACGCCTCGCCCGACAAGAATGGGTACATAGACCATAACATGACCCTCGCCCACTTGACGCACAACACAAGCGGCATACTATTATACCAGGCCCCCCGAGCATTCTGCAGACCTCAACCTCCAGTCGGTAGCAGCAGTCAGGACAGCAGTGGCCAATCCACACTTATGGCTCATGTGGCACTGGTAAAGCAGGCCGCCAAAGAGATCGGCAAGATATGTACTCGCTTTCTCCTTCACCGGAGGTACCTAGTGTCAGGGCAATTCTCCTTTTGTCAGTTCATCGCAGCGCGTGCTCTGCTTGCTTACTCAAGCTGGCTGATGGAGCCAGTGGATGACGATTTCGAGACGATCCTCACCTCTCTAGCCGAGTCGTCCAAGCGATGGAATTCATCTCAGCAGAATGATAACTCAGAATTGCATCAAGAACCGGCTCAGGCTGGGGACTTCGCAGCTCAGTTGCTTTCTCGCCTCAAAATTGATGCCCAGAAACCAGAAGCTATTGATCTTACGGCAAGCTGGACGACACTATCTGCTGAGATGGAAGGGATTGGCCAGCCGCAAAAAGATTTATCCACAGAACGTGGCTCTGTGGCAGAATGGAGATGTCAGCAGGGCCATGAGAACGACGCCAGGCTGCCCActgcagatgatggcctaCTCCCAATGACATTGTCGACATCCACCCTGGATCTAATGACACCCCTGGATGTCGATGGTAGTTTGTCTATGTTAGCCTCGAGCCAGATTGAGACGCTGGACGATCGCATATTCAGTTGGAGGGATTATAATGAATTGCCTGTCACAATCACAAGTGACGATCAAGGGCAATTTTACACGAACCAGCAATCTCAGCATTTTCAAGGGCTGTAG
- a CDS encoding Zn(2)-C6 fungal-type domain-containing protein has product MTPRDDPSPGFANTATSQNGANNPEPAPKRRRVALACSACRIRKSRCNGGRPRCDACERLGFECLYEQQEASANLLVPKDLFAALETRVKLLETKLELQNGRLAAVESDARRRTGTARQGSLDLRTDRLSTEDGHVQRRADDVPQDTLACRSSDVIVNIEGCHDSSIDQSMTDGMAVSFVDEQDCGFFGPSSNIAFMRHILRAIKKRQSAHRRLSSQASASEFSTYEGGIVNTFNTFTSKSPGAALSHIHNISVNILPPDHEMQRLIRAYFSNTGLLFPYIHEEAFLDTYERFRASGFRTNVRRTWLGLLNMIFAMATCTSCWEESGSDYRFEQSDVYYRRARELCQTQMLRGTTLEIVQYLLLMSQYLQGTQRSVRTWTIHGLAIKAAMSIGLHSRDIASKFTPVEQEIRKRTWFGCILLDRSLSMTFGRPCAIPEEYIRLDLPKPLPPCASVPEEIQSLSTGFFNASIQLYRIMGRIITTLYGSNLGCDEQPTETITVTSIIQFGQELTDWQNNLPPQLALRISADLPREGEIQDPTTERVRLILTLRYLNVQLLLHRPTFIRSLGSLLRDPMIPTRNPAPVNHMQSNFDRAFVQVAENIIEIIYTVLTRPDLGRHLIGAWWFTLYYAFSAALAIFGSLVIFQDNDVEGVDNTDRLERAKRSLTQASEALLRMGTENMIISRCVDFLQQLLRAVNAWDSMSPQTLSSFGQSTAPEAIARSENGNFDLESDLFSTMPEFDASAVGLGDDIELGHFFAADFQRWFERNHW; this is encoded by the exons ATGACACCTCGCGACGACCCTTCACCCGGATTCGCCAATACCGCCACTTCTCAGAACGGGGCCAACAATCCCGAACCAGCTCCGAAGAGGCGGCGAGTGGCCCTAGCCTGCTCTGCTTGCCGCATTCGGAAATCGCGA TGTAATGGCGGGCGACCCAGATGCGATGCATGTGAACGGCTAGGATTTGAATGTTTATATGAGCAGCAAGAGGCCTCGGCCAATCTCCTAGTTCCAAAAGA TCTCTTCGCCGCATTAGAGACCAGAGTCAAGCTCTTGGAGACAAAGCTTGAACTACAGAATGGCCGGCTGGCAGCTGTCGAGAGCGATGCCCGGAGAAGAACTGGAACGGCTCGCCAGGGCTCGCTTGACCTGAGGACTGACCGACTTTCGACTGAAGACGGTCATGTCCAAAGAAGAGCCGACGACGTCCCCCAGGATACGCTCGCTTGTCGATCCAGTGATGTAATAGTGAATATCGAAGGGTGTCATGACAGCTCTATAGACCAGAGCATGACTGATGGTATGGCGGTTTCGTTCGTCGATGAGCAAGACTGTGGCTTCTTTG GTCCATCCTCAAATATCGCCTTCATGCGTCACATCCTACGGGCCATAAAAAAGAGACAGTCAGCTCACCGCAGACTATCCTCTCAAGCCTCGGCGTCTGAATTCAGCACTTACGAAGGTGGTATCGTAAACACTTTCAACACATTTACTTCAAAATCACCAGGCGCCGCTCTGAGCCATATCCATAACATTAGCGTAAATATTCTTCCCCCAGACCACGAGATGCAAAGGCTCATCCGTGCCTACTTTTCCAACACCGGCCTTTTGTTTCCCTACATCCATGAAGAGGCATTTCTTGACACCTATGAGCGTTTTCGAGCAAGTGGTTTCAGAACCAATGTTCGCCGTACCTGGCTCGGACTTCTGAACATGATCTTCGCCATGGCTACCTGCACCTCGTGTTGGGAGGAATCGGGAAGCGACTATCGATTTGAGCAATCTGACGTGTACTATCGTCGTGCTCGTGAGCTTTGCCAAACGCAAATGCTTCGGGGTACTACCCTTGAAATCG TTCAATATCTGTTGCTCATGAGCCAGTACCTTCAAGGTACGCAGAGGTCAGTCCGTACATGGACGATACATGGTCTTGCTATCAAGGCTGCCATGTCTATTGGACTTCACTCGAGAGATATTGCATCAAAGTTCACGCCAGTGGAGCAAGAGATCAGAAAACGTACTTGGTTTGGATGTATCTTACTTGACAG GAGCTTGAGCATGACTTTTGGTCGTCCATGCGCAATCCCCGAGGAGTACATACGCCTGGATCTTCCCAAACCATTGCCTCCATGTGCCTCTGTGCCCGAGGAGATACAGAGCCTCAGCACAGGCTTCTTCAATGCATCGAT ACAGTTGTATAGAATCATGGGGAGAATAATCACGACATTATACGGCAGTAACCTCGGCTGCGATGAGCAGCCAACGGAAACCATCACAGTGACCTCAATAATCCAGTTTGGACAAGAGCTCACGGATTGGCAAAACAACTTACCTCCACAGCTAGCCCTCCGCATCTCAGCTGACCTCCCAAGAGAGGGGGAGATCCAGGACCCTACAACTGAGCGAGTCCGCTTGATATTAACCCTGAGATATCTCAAcgtccagcttctccttcatcgaccTACTTTCATCCGATCATTGGGTTCCTTGCTAAGAGACCCCATGATCCCAACTCGCAACCCAGCTCCCGTCAATCATATGCAGTCCAACTTTGACAGAGCTTTTGTTCAGGTAGCAGAGAACATCATTGAGATCATTTACACAGTACTGACGAGACCGGACCTTGGTCGTCACCTGATTGGTGCATGGTGGTTTACTCTGTACTACG CGTTCAGTGCAGCACTGGCGATATTTGGAagcctcgtcatcttccaaGACAACGATGTAGAGGGTGTGGACAACACTGACCGCCTTGAGCGGGCCAAACGGTCTCTTACGCAAGCTTCAGAAGCCTTGTTGCGAATGGGAACTGAAAACATGATCATATCACGCTGTGTCGACTTTCTGCAGCAGCTCCTACGAGCAGTAAACGCTTGGG ATTCAATGTCACCCCAAACTCTCAGCTCATTCGGCCAGTCTACTGCACCTGAAGCTATTGCCAGAAGCGAGAATGGAAACTTTGACCTCGAGTCCGATCTATTTTCCACCATGCCAGAGTTTGACGCCTCAGCGGTTGGGTTGGGAGATGATATTGAGCTGGGGCATTTCTTTGCCGCTGACTTTCAGAGGTGGTTTGAACGGAACCATTGGTGA
- a CDS encoding FAA-hydrolase domain-containing protein — protein sequence MKVTWQRLIRFVSTDGRVLRGEPIFPGPDFDVGNTTEDTRLKARVIVGDDIYDETGKTRVTDEVVTVKTLLGPLAPTEVPILRCAGLNYATHIREAGRKVPPFPSIFFKPSTTVTDHGVDVVIPKIAQDDQADYEGELVIVIGKDAKDVKESEALDYVAAYTAGNDISSRKWQRDPNRAGGVPQWGFSKGFDTFAPLGPVLVSSALIPEPKALHLKTIVDGEVRQSAGVDDLVFSIPALIAHLSSGTTLQKGSVIMTGTPGGVGAGQDPPKYLVPGTRMEVKISEIGTLKNGVEFA from the exons ATGAAGGTTACTTGGCAACGATTAATACGCTTTGTCTCGACAGACGGGCGCGTCCTCCGTGGAGAACCGATTTTCCCCGGACCCGACTTTGACGTTGGAAACACAACAGAAGACACCCGTCTCAAGGCCAGGGTCATTGTGGGAGATGATATCTACGATGAGACAGGTAAAACTCGAGTCACGGATGAAGTCGTTACCGTCAAGACACTTCTTGGACCGCTTGCCCCGACCGAGGTACCCATCCTTCGCTGCGCTGGACTGAATTATGCTACCCACA TCCGTGAAGCAGGGCGCAAAGTACCGCCCTTTCCATCAATCTTTTTCAAGCCCTCAACGACAGTGACGGATCATGGAGTCGATGTCGTGATCCCAAAGATTGCACAAGATGACCAGGCTGATTATGAAGGAGAACTA GTCATTGTCATCGGAAAAgatgccaaggatgtcaaggaAAGCGAAGCCTTGGACTATGTCGCCGCTTACACGGCAGGAAACGACATTTCATCACGCAAATGGCAGCGAGACCCAAACCGTGCTGGTGGCGTGCCGCAATGGGGCTTCTCAAAGGGCTTCGACACTTTTGCCCCTCTGGGCCCTGTGCTCGTATCATCTGCCTTGATTCCAGAGCCGAAGGCACTCCATCTGAAGACAATTGTGGATGGAGAAGTGCGACAGTCGGCAGGAGTTGATGACCTTGTGTTTTCCATTCCGGCATTAATCGCACATCTTTCTTCTGGGACTACGCTTCAGAAGGGAAGTGTTATCATGACCGGGACTCCCGGCG GAGTCGGAGCTGGACAAGATCCTCCCAAGTATCTTGTCCCAGGCACTAGAATGGAGGTGAAGATTAGCGAGATCGGCACTCTGAAGAATGGCGTTGAGTTTGCCTAG
- a CDS encoding FAD-binding-3 domain-containing protein, whose amino-acid sequence MTATNGKTVSKQTVEYPSRSTALLERLQGFDQYQNGTNRGNQVSLRILVVGAGLGGLATAVALARRGHEVVVLEQAAVLGEVGAGIQIPPNSARLLLSWGIGPYFKDRAIKPESMTFRRWENGTPLGYTKLANNFEESYGAPYFVIHRADFHSSLCRLAADLGVQIITDSRVVDYNESTPSVSTLDGREYSADLIVAADGVKSRARSVILGGPDLPPQRTGFAAYRATVDTEEMKGDSDTSWLLERPGINIWIGEDRHVMTYCIAGGNSFNMVLSHVDHSSPNTWDAENAIDDMRKSFENWDPKLSKVIGMIKHTIKWPLMSGSRLPTWISQSQKVLILGDAAHAMVPYMSQGAAMAVEDGAALAEALSNINSKQKVPEALHLFEKERMNRSYAMQAASLVNGKLWHFPDGPQQQARDLGMRAEVEGRPFVESTNQWSDPTTQIWAYGYDAEKAVREQWRRAEKQQSVESAL is encoded by the exons ATGACAGCAACAAACGGAAAGACGGTTTCGAAGCAG ACTGTCGAATACCCGTCTCGATCTACCGCACTTCTTGAGAGGCTTCAAGGTTTTGATCAGTATCAAAATGGGACCAATCGTGGCAACCAAGTCTCCCTACGCATCCTGGTCGTCGgagctgggcttggaggtCTTGCTACCGCGGTTGCTTTGGCTCGCCGGGGACATGAAGTAGTTGTGTTGGAACAAGCAGCGGTTCTTGGGGAG GTCGGTGCTGGGATTCAAATCCCTCCAAATTCTGCCAGGCTACTCCTCAGCTGGGGTATTGGCCCATACTTCAAAGATCGTGCCATCAAGCCAGAGAGCATGACCTTCCGCAGGTGGGAGAACGGGACTCCTCTCGGCTATACTAAGCTTGCAAACAACTTTGAGGAGTCTTACGGAGCTCCCTACTTTGTTATCCACCGGGCTGATTTCCACTCCTCTCTTTGTCGCCTCGCGGCCGATCTTGGAGTACAGATCATTACCGACAGCAGAGTGGTGGATTACAATGAATCTACACCCTCTGTATCGACTCTGGATGGCCGTGAGTACAGTGCCGATCTCATCGTCGCGGCTGATGGAGTCAAGTCTCGTGCCCGGTCGGTTATCCTTGGCGGACCAGACTTGCCCCCTCAAAGAACAGGTTTTGCTGCATACCGTGCCACTGTCGATaccgaggagatgaagggagACTCTGACACATCGTGGCTCTTGGAGAGGCCAGGCATCAACATCTG GATCGGCGAGGATCGGCATGTCATGACTTATTGCATCGCTGGAGGAAACTCGTTCAACATGGTCTTGTCTCATGTTGACCACTCGTCACCCAACACATGGGACGCAGAGAATGCAATCGATGACATGAGAAAGTCGTTCGAGAACTGGGATCCAAA ATTGTCTAAAGTCATCGGAATGATCAAGCATACTATCAAGTGGCCTTTGATGAGTGGCTCTCGGTTGCCAACTTGGATCTCACAGAGTCAAAAGGTCCTGATCCTAGGCGACGCCGCACACGCCATGGTGCCATACATGTCCCAGGGGGCAGCAATGGCGGTGGAAGACGGCGCAGCACTAGCTGAAGCACTCTCCAACATCAACTCCAAGCAGAAGGTGCCTGAAGCTCTTCATTTGTTTGAAAAGGAAAGAATGAACCGCAGTTACGCCATGCAGGCTGCCAGTTTGGTGAATGGGAAGCTGTGGCATTTTCCTGATGgtcctcagcagcaggcgAGGGATCTTGGGATGagggctgaggttgagggaaGGCCTTTTGTGGAGAGCACAAACCAGTGGAGCGATCCAACGACGCAGATCTGGGCTTATGGCTATGATGCAGAGAAGGCCGTCAGGGAGCAGTGGCGGAGGGCTGAGAAGCAACAGTCTGTAGAGAGCGCGTTATAG